TTGAACGGCTTCGCTTGAGTACGTTGACCATCATTGTTCTTGTTGCCGCATCTTTGTGTGTCATGGTGGTGCTGATACTGGTTCAGTATAAAACCATATCCCTGCTGACGATAACCCAAACCCGTCTGAGAGAAGCCAAAGAAGTCGCTGAAGACGCAACCCGGGCAAAAAGCAGCTTTCTGGCCAATATGAGCCACGAAATCCGGACCCCAATGAATGCCATCATCGGGATGACCCATCTGGCATTGAAATCCGGATTGACGCCCAAACAAAAGGATTATCTGACCAAGGTCGATGCCGCCGCCCGGTCACTTCTTGGATTGATCAACGATATTCTGGACTTTTCGAAGATTGAAGCCGGAAAACTGGCGCTTGAATTCGTGCCCTTTAATCTTGATCAAGTCATTGGCGAGGCGTGTGACCTTTCATCCTTTAACGCCTGTGACAAAGGTTTGGAGCTTTTGATCAATATTTCACCGGATGTACCTAAACATTTGATCGGCGATTCTTTAAGGCTCAAGCAGGTTATTGTCAACCTGATTGGTAATGCCGTCAAATTCACGGAACATGGGGAAATCGAAATCTTCTGCCGACTGGAAGAGGAGAACAAAGATGGGGTGGATCTTCATTTTTCAGTGAGGGATACCGGTATCGGTATGACCCCTGAGCAGCAGGAGCGGTTGTTCAAGGCATTTTCCCAGGCAGACAGTTCCACCACCCGGAAATACGGCGGGACCGGACTGGGTTTGACCATTTGCAAACGGCTGACTGAAATGATGGGTGGGGGTATCGGCGTCAGGTCATCCTACGGGAAGGGATCGACATTCTTTTTCACTGTTGCCTTACGTTTGGACCACCAGGCAGAACACCGCCCAAGCCTGAAAGCAGAAGATGAATTGTGCGGGGCAAGGCGCTTGGAGCAGATGGCGTTTTTCCCTGGTGCACGTATTCTTTTGGCTGAAGACAATAAAATTAATCAACAGATCGCATTGGAACTGCTTAAACCCACCGGTGCCTTGGTGGACGTTGCCGACAACGGGCGCCAGGCAGTCCGCATGGCCAATGCCGATGCGTATGATTTAGTGTTTATGGATATTCAAATGCCTGAGATGAATGGATTGCAGGCTACGGAGGAAATCCGCGTAACCCTGGACAGTAAGAATTTGCCAATCATCGCAATGACCGCCCATGCCATGGCAGGAGACAGGGAAAAGAGCCTTGCTGCCGGGATGCAGGACCATGTCACAAAACCCATTGATCCTGATGCACTCTACAGCGCTTTGGCCCAGTGGATACCCGGAAAAAAAAGAAAACACCTCCAAAAACAAGAGGTGAGCCTAAAAGCGCACGATACTGCCGGCCGGACAAATGTACATATTCCCATTGACCTGCCCGGTATAGATATTGACAAGGGGTTGCGCAACGTCAACGACAACCGACAATTCTACCGCAATCTGCTTTTTAAATTCAACCGGGATTATACAGATGCTCCGCAAAAGATCCAGGAACTCATTGACAGGGAAGATTTTCCAGAAGCCCGGCGGCTGGCCCATTCTGTAAAGGGGCTTGCCGGCAGTCTGGGGGCATCCCCATTACAGAAGGCTGCCCAGGTTCTTGAACGCGGCTTAAGGGAGGATAAACCGCTTAAAGATGCATTGGCACACTTTTCAGATCAAATGCAAAAGATACAGCAGGGCCTTGACGGCGTTGACATCCGGCCGGAAAATGACCCTTTGCCTGAGTCTTCCGGTGAGCTGTCATCCCGTGATCAATTGGTTGAAGCCATGGAACTGCTGATAGCCAAAATTCAGACCGCCGAACCCAAACCCATGAAAACGGCAATGAAAGAAGTTAAATTCCTCGGATGGCCGGATTCATTAAAGGCGGAATTAAACGCTTTGGACGAACAGATAAACAGATACCGGTTTAAAGACGCCCTGGGCACTGCAGGTAAAATTGTGGAAAAGCTTGGCTGAGTCGTATCTGAACGAAAATTTGACGGAACGTATCATGGCCTTATTGATACACCGGCTTCTTTTAGTCTTTGCCTTTAACTTGCCGGGCGTTTGATGTCAATTCCGGGCCGACAGGCGGTTTTGCGACCAGACACACAAGGCCGGCCATGATCAGAAGAATGGTGAAGGCTGAAAACGGAATCCAGTAGTTATGGAACAGATCAAAAAAAATCGCCGCTGAGACCGGTCCGGCGGCGTTTGCAGCCATCCGGAAGGGACCTGCAATGCCCAGAACGGTTCCCGAAGATCTTCTGCCGTAAAATTCGGTCCAAATCAAAAATATCAACGGCAGAACCCCGCCTCGGATGATGCCGTAAACAACGGCAAAGATAAACATCCACGCCGGTTTCTTGACCGCCCAGAAAACCGAGAAAAAGAGGCCGGCAATGGTGATCAACACACTGCCCATGAGTATTTTCACGGATATTTTTTCTGCCAGAAAACCGAATAACACCCCACCCAATGCAGCACAAATCGACAAAACGGTGATCACCAGCACGGCTGTGGTTGCCGGCAATCCCTGGTCCGTCATAAATGGAAACATGTGGAAATTAGACCCGGCCCCAACCAGATAAATTACACACATGACAAACACAAGCTGCCAGAATGAAACGGTGCGAAATGCGGTTTGCCGGGTCCACACAGGTTCATTTTCCAGATTATAGCGGGCCGCCTTGTTTGGTTCATCCGGTTTGTCTTCGTCTGCCTCTAACCTTTCTTCCGGTTCTCTGCCGTCCGGCAGCAATCCGACATCTTCGGGCCTTCGTTTCAGAAAAATCAGACTGGGCAGGGCTGAAAACGCAAATACAATGATTCCCAATACAGCCCAGGCCGTGCGCCACCCATAGGAAAGAATGATATGTTGTACCAGCAACGGCAGAAATGCGATGCCGATGCGGCTGCCCAGCTGGGAAATCCCCATGGCCCGTCCCCGTTTTTCAATGAACCAGTTGGAGACACTCACCGTGACCACCAGCGCCAGCAGACCGGAGGCAATCATACGGCCGGTGCCGAAAAACAGGTAGAGCTGCCAGACCGAAGATAGTTGTGACAGCGCGATCAGGCCTGCACTTAAAATGGTAATTCCCCAGAATGCCGCTTTTCTCGGGCCATTACGATCCAGATAAGGACCAACCAGGGGGGAAAGGATGCCGCCGGACAGGGAACCCACAGCAATGGAACCGGTGATGATGGAACGATTCCAGCCGAACTCATCAGCCATGGGTTTGAGGAAGATAGACAATACATTCTGGAATACACCGGCCTGGGTCAGACCGATCAAAAAAGCCACGGCAACAATTGTCCAGCCGTAAAAAATTTTCTTCTGCTGCATGAAACCGCGCTCCTGCAATTTTTTCAGGCAGGGTATAACAGAGAATAAAAAGATTATCAAGAGCCCGCGATACGGCTCAGGGTACATGTCACGTTCTTCAAAGCACCCGGCTTTCTAAAGGCCGGGTGCCCGAAGTACCCCCGTTTTTATTGTTTAATAAACTCCAGGTTAATCACAATATCTACGGTTTCGCCAATCATCAGATTTCCGCTTTCCAAAACCGCGTTATAAACGATGCCGAAATCCTTTCGATTAAGTTCTGCCGTTACATGGGCGCCTTTGCGGGTGTTGCCCCATGGGTCTTTTTCATGACTTACCAGGCCATTAACGGCTAGAGTGACCTGTTTGCTTACACCGTGCATATTCAGGGTGCCGACCACTTTGTAACGTCCTTCACCCTGGGGGGTGATATTTTCAGATGTATAGGTCATGGTCGGGTATGTTTTCACATCAAAAAAATCGGGACTTTTCAGGTGTTCATCTCGTTTGTCAACTCCTGTGTCAATGGATGACACATCTATGGAGATCTTAACGGATTGAGGATGGCGGCCTTCTGTGTCAAATATCAGCTGTCCCGTCACTTGGTTGAAACTGCCTGTGACGCGGCTGATAGCCATGTGCTCAATTGAAAAATCAGCTGACGTGTGGGCCGGATCCACGGTCCAGGTCTGGGCGAAGACTGAGGTCGTAAATACGGCAAAAGCTACGATTATATATGTGATCATTTTTTTCATGGTCGTGTCTCCTGTGGTTACGACGAAATATCTTAGTTATCACTGTGTTTCGTCTTGTAACATAATATAGGGTCTGTTATTCTGCATATCAATACCTTCTTCTTGCCAATGAGGAATGCAAAAATGCACAACAACGTCAGTTGGGATGATTACCGTTATTTCCTGAAAGTCGCACGCCTGGGGTCGCTGAAAGCAGCAAGCGAGTCCTTGAAAGTGAATCATTCTACTGTGTTGCGCAGGATAAATTCCCTTGAGAAAAAGCTGGAAGCCCGGCTTTTTGAACGATTCAAGTCTGGTTATGTCCTAACCGAAAACGGCCAGGACATGTTTAATCATATCCAGCACCTTGAAGATGAAATTTTTTCTATTGAGCGAAAAATAAAGGGCAAGGATATCCGATATGAAGGCAAAATAAAAATTTCCACCACAGATACCCTGGGCTATTTCTGGCTGCCGCCTTTTGTTAAAAAATTTAAAGCCCAATATCCGGGAATTCTGGTTGATATAGACATCAGGACGGGATTTACCGACCTGACCCAAAGGCAGGCCGATATCCTTATTTGTGCTTACAACGATCATCCGGATTACATGATCGGGAAAAAACTTGCTCCCATAGAGATTAAACTTTATGCCTCTAAAGAATACATCAAAACCTACGGCAGGCCCGAATCCATCCAGGACCTGACCTCGCAAAAGATTCTTATCTTGAACGAAGAGCTTGACGGGGTGGAATTTAATGAATGGTTAAAACGACTTGTGCCGGCGTCCGCTATTACCATGAGCTGTAACATGCTGACCAGTTTATATCGCTACACCCGTCAGGGGATGGGCATCGCCCCCCTTCCAATATATGTGGGCAATCAGGATCCGTCCCTGGTCAGTGTGATGGATGTACCTACACAGTTTCATCACGATACCTGGATGCTCACCCATCCGGATTTGAAAAATACCCGGAGAATTAAAGCATTCATGGGGTTCATGTATGATCAAGTTAAAGCGGCCAAAGTATAGTGCCGTCGCGTTGGTTTGTTGGAGAGTTTTTTTATAAGAAACTCTCTGTAAGCCACAGAGATTTTTCAATATTCGTTGTGGGCCGAACCACGGTCAAAGACCAAGGACGGTCCGCGACCGTTATAAGAAAGTCTGGGTAAGTTACTCAGATCTTTCAACCTTTGTTGTGGGTTAAGCCTGGCAGTTGATATGTCAGGTCCGCCCGTGGCGGTTAATAGGAATAAAATCATTATGAAACTCGTTGAACGAATACTTGCCCTTGGAAACTTACTGGATTTTTCTGATACGGCATATATTGAAACAGATCTTTCCCTTCGTGTTCTAGTTTGGAATCCGGTGGCTAAAAAATTGTTTCATCATTCGGAAAATCAGGCGTTGGGCGAGTATTTAGACAATTTGATCCCTGTGGATAAAGACTGCCTGCTCAATTGTACCTGCACAGAGAGGCGCACCATTGATATCCAAGACAAGGCAGGAAAAACCTGTTCCTGCCAAATAACATATACGCCTATCATGAGTTTGGAGGCCGAAAAACTGGGTATTTCGATGATTGCAGCAAAGACTGATACGGGTAAAATGGGGCCGGGGTTAAAGGTTTTACCCAAGCAGAAAATTCAAGAAATGTGCAATATTGCACCCATTGGAATCTACCATGTCAGCTTGGAAGGCAAGCTTACCATGGCTAACTCTGAATATGCCTGGATGCTCGGGTATGAATCCCCGGAAGCTGCCGTAAGTCAAATTCATGATTTTGCCCAGCAGGTATTTTTTGACCAGGAAAAAGCCGAAGAATTCATGTTCAATGTTCTTGAAGCCGATCAGATTATCAGCTTCAGAAGCCGGCTGAGAAGAAAGGACAACTCCCCTGTCTGGGCCCTGTGCTATGCAAAGGTAACCAGAAGTAAATCCGGCAGGGTTAACGGGTTTAACGGGTTTTCCATTGACATCAGCGCTGCGGTAAGGACTGAAAAGGCGTTGGAGGCGGCCAATGAAAAACTCAAGTTTGCCTCCATTATGGACGGTCTTACCCAGATTCCCAACCGGCGGTTTTTTGATGAAACGCTTTCAAAAGAATGGAATCGCCACATCAGAGAAAATAAAGAGCTTGCTGTCATTCTTTGCGATATAGATTATTTTAAACCTTACAACGATACCTATGGTCACCAAACCGGAGACAAATGCCTCAAAGAAGTGGCCCGCACCATCCATGGGTCAACCCTTCGTGCCGGGGATCTTGCCGCAAGATACGGGGGAGAAGAATTTGTTCTGATTTTACCCAATACAAACCTTGACGGGGCAAAAGAAGTGGCAGAGCGAGTCCGAAAGGCCGTAGCCGCGCTTAAGATCCCCCATGAAGGGTCGTCTGTTGCCCCCCATGTCACCTTAAGTCTCGGGATTGCCGCTGTCATTCCCAATCAAAATGCGTCTGCTGACAATCTTGTCGAATTGGCAGACCAGGCCCTGTATGAGGCCAAGGAAGGCGGAAGAAATCAATCGATTGGCAAGCAGATGTCATGACGCGCTTATGAATATGTTTATCGTTGTATCTCAGTCGGTTGGGATTATGTTTTTCATTGGTCTTTTAGGTTTTTTTGTGGCTAAAAGAAAGTTGATCCCCACAGATGTGTTAGACCTTCTTTCCCCGCTGGTTTTAGAGATCGCGCTTCCTTCGTTAATTTTTTATCGAATAATCAAGACATTTAACCCAATAGATTTTCCGGCCTGGTATCTATATCCAATCTATTGGGTCATTTTTACGATCGTTGTAATCATCATGGCAGGGCTCTTTAGATACCTTTTTAAAAAAGAAATTCAAGAAGAGACGAACCTGTCTTTAGTTTTTCAAAACGGCCTTTTTATTCCCATCATTGTTATAACAGAGACCTTTGGGACGGATGCTTCCTTATTGGTGGATTTGTTTTTATTTACAATCTTTTATCCGGCGTTCTTTTTTAATACCTACCACTTGTTTTTTAAAAAAGGCAAGCAGCAATTCAGCCTTAAAAAAACTATAAATCCGGTTCTGATCGCAACTTCCCTGGGGCTTATTTTAAAATTTACTCATGGTGATCAACTGATCCCTGAATTTATTTTAACGGCCCTGGAAATGGTCGGTGGCATGACCATCCCGCTGCTTATGCTTATTATCGGCGGAAATATTTATGTGGATCTTCAAAAAACCGGCAAGGCTGTTTGGAGTGAAATAATTAAATTCATTGCCGTCAAAAATATTTTATTTCCGATGATAGGTTTAGGAATAATTTTATTCTTTAAACTTGAGTACAACATAGCTTTCATTATCGTTATGCAGGCCGCCAACCCGCCGCTCACAGCTTTGCCGATATTTGCTTCAAGGGCTCAGGGAAACCGGGAGATTGTTAATCAATATCTGGTATACAGCTTGCTGTTTACGTTGTTGTCACTGCCTTCAATTTTGTTTATTTTTGATTATCTATATAAAAGCTAACAGTTTTAAATTGATTTTTGAAAAAATTAAGGCTTTTCTTTAGATACTAACATTGCATGGAACGCTTACGGCTGAACGGCTTTGTCAAGATAATCAGCCATAATTACAGCCATATCAGTCGGAAGGCTTCGGTCGTTTGCCCCGAAGCTCCATGTCGCCGCTATGGAATTATTTGTGCTGTTGAAATCTTTGTCTCGAACTATCTCTCCTGTCTCGGCATCCAGCAACTTCATTCGCATGTACATATACGAGTTGCCGACAAACGCTCCTCCCCAGAAGCGTGCCCCAAAACTTGCAATTCTCATGTCACTTACCTTAATTTTTACAAGCAGGGCCGCACTGTCATAGGTGACAGTGCTTTTGGCTGCTTCCACCTTCTTATATTTGTTTCTTTTGAGCA
This window of the uncultured Desulfobacter sp. genome carries:
- a CDS encoding YceI family protein, which encodes MKKMITYIIVAFAVFTTSVFAQTWTVDPAHTSADFSIEHMAISRVTGSFNQVTGQLIFDTEGRHPQSVKISIDVSSIDTGVDKRDEHLKSPDFFDVKTYPTMTYTSENITPQGEGRYKVVGTLNMHGVSKQVTLAVNGLVSHEKDPWGNTRKGAHVTAELNRKDFGIVYNAVLESGNLMIGETVDIVINLEFIKQ
- a CDS encoding LysR family transcriptional regulator, with protein sequence MHNNVSWDDYRYFLKVARLGSLKAASESLKVNHSTVLRRINSLEKKLEARLFERFKSGYVLTENGQDMFNHIQHLEDEIFSIERKIKGKDIRYEGKIKISTTDTLGYFWLPPFVKKFKAQYPGILVDIDIRTGFTDLTQRQADILICAYNDHPDYMIGKKLAPIEIKLYASKEYIKTYGRPESIQDLTSQKILILNEELDGVEFNEWLKRLVPASAITMSCNMLTSLYRYTRQGMGIAPLPIYVGNQDPSLVSVMDVPTQFHHDTWMLTHPDLKNTRRIKAFMGFMYDQVKAAKV
- a CDS encoding AEC family transporter, producing MFIVVSQSVGIMFFIGLLGFFVAKRKLIPTDVLDLLSPLVLEIALPSLIFYRIIKTFNPIDFPAWYLYPIYWVIFTIVVIIMAGLFRYLFKKEIQEETNLSLVFQNGLFIPIIVITETFGTDASLLVDLFLFTIFYPAFFFNTYHLFFKKGKQQFSLKKTINPVLIATSLGLILKFTHGDQLIPEFILTALEMVGGMTIPLLMLIIGGNIYVDLQKTGKAVWSEIIKFIAVKNILFPMIGLGIILFFKLEYNIAFIIVMQAANPPLTALPIFASRAQGNREIVNQYLVYSLLFTLLSLPSILFIFDYLYKS
- a CDS encoding diguanylate cyclase, which encodes MKLVERILALGNLLDFSDTAYIETDLSLRVLVWNPVAKKLFHHSENQALGEYLDNLIPVDKDCLLNCTCTERRTIDIQDKAGKTCSCQITYTPIMSLEAEKLGISMIAAKTDTGKMGPGLKVLPKQKIQEMCNIAPIGIYHVSLEGKLTMANSEYAWMLGYESPEAAVSQIHDFAQQVFFDQEKAEEFMFNVLEADQIISFRSRLRRKDNSPVWALCYAKVTRSKSGRVNGFNGFSIDISAAVRTEKALEAANEKLKFASIMDGLTQIPNRRFFDETLSKEWNRHIRENKELAVILCDIDYFKPYNDTYGHQTGDKCLKEVARTIHGSTLRAGDLAARYGGEEFVLILPNTNLDGAKEVAERVRKAVAALKIPHEGSSVAPHVTLSLGIAAVIPNQNASADNLVELADQALYEAKEGGRNQSIGKQMS
- a CDS encoding ATP-binding protein, producing the protein MNKKLFNIIFSIFAFFGVVAVIGSVFVFNILQEIETGLPVDIIAQHRGITSLIKSQSDLLTSLEKLAVDPSFINLDELTLALDVADSTLASYEKSKNQNQIRQMEQICLAFRNILKDIDQLQTASPVVNTVSAAHLAIRLTNALDLVRNVYMQISRDTHMLLSGQVKQVERLRLSTLTIIVLVAASLCVMVVLILVQYKTISLLTITQTRLREAKEVAEDATRAKSSFLANMSHEIRTPMNAIIGMTHLALKSGLTPKQKDYLTKVDAAARSLLGLINDILDFSKIEAGKLALEFVPFNLDQVIGEACDLSSFNACDKGLELLINISPDVPKHLIGDSLRLKQVIVNLIGNAVKFTEHGEIEIFCRLEEENKDGVDLHFSVRDTGIGMTPEQQERLFKAFSQADSSTTRKYGGTGLGLTICKRLTEMMGGGIGVRSSYGKGSTFFFTVALRLDHQAEHRPSLKAEDELCGARRLEQMAFFPGARILLAEDNKINQQIALELLKPTGALVDVADNGRQAVRMANADAYDLVFMDIQMPEMNGLQATEEIRVTLDSKNLPIIAMTAHAMAGDREKSLAAGMQDHVTKPIDPDALYSALAQWIPGKKRKHLQKQEVSLKAHDTAGRTNVHIPIDLPGIDIDKGLRNVNDNRQFYRNLLFKFNRDYTDAPQKIQELIDREDFPEARRLAHSVKGLAGSLGASPLQKAAQVLERGLREDKPLKDALAHFSDQMQKIQQGLDGVDIRPENDPLPESSGELSSRDQLVEAMELLIAKIQTAEPKPMKTAMKEVKFLGWPDSLKAELNALDEQINRYRFKDALGTAGKIVEKLG
- a CDS encoding MFS transporter, which produces MQQKKIFYGWTIVAVAFLIGLTQAGVFQNVLSIFLKPMADEFGWNRSIITGSIAVGSLSGGILSPLVGPYLDRNGPRKAAFWGITILSAGLIALSQLSSVWQLYLFFGTGRMIASGLLALVVTVSVSNWFIEKRGRAMGISQLGSRIGIAFLPLLVQHIILSYGWRTAWAVLGIIVFAFSALPSLIFLKRRPEDVGLLPDGREPEERLEADEDKPDEPNKAARYNLENEPVWTRQTAFRTVSFWQLVFVMCVIYLVGAGSNFHMFPFMTDQGLPATTAVLVITVLSICAALGGVLFGFLAEKISVKILMGSVLITIAGLFFSVFWAVKKPAWMFIFAVVYGIIRGGVLPLIFLIWTEFYGRRSSGTVLGIAGPFRMAANAAGPVSAAIFFDLFHNYWIPFSAFTILLIMAGLVCLVAKPPVGPELTSNARQVKGKD